In Planctomycetota bacterium, the genomic stretch TCATCCCGTACAGGCTGGCGATGAAGGTGATCGGCATGAACACGGTTGCGATGATCGTCAGCACCTTGATGACCTCGTTCGTGCGGTTCGTGACGACCGACATATAGGTTTCGCGCGCCGTTGTGATCATGTCCCGCTGGTTCTCGACCGTGTAGACCATCCGCAGCAGATGGTCGTAGGCTTCGAGCCAATAGGCCATCGCCTGCTTCGTCACGGGCCCGAACTCGCCCCGCACGATCCGCCCCACGACGTCGCGCTGCGCCCCGGCCACGCGCCCCAGGTACAGGACCGTCTGCTTCAGGTCCAGCAGTTCGTGCAGGAGCCTGTCCGTGGGTTTGCGGAAGATCTGAATCTCGAGTTCCTCGAGCAGGTACTCGATGCGGTCGAGCGTCGGCGTGAAGTTGTCGATGATCTTGTCCACGATGGCGTGGGTGAAAAAATCCGCGCCGCGCGACAGCACCCGCTGG encodes the following:
- the corA gene encoding magnesium/cobalt transporter CorA: YDGYLFMVIHAVNIQSAVAIVDTLEVDIFWGRSFVLTYHSVPVKSLSDMGDLCEKDGQRVLSRGADFFTHAIVDKIIDNFTPTLDRIEYLLEELEIQIFRKPTDRLLHELLDLKQTVLYLGRVAGAQRDVVGRIVRGEFGPVTKQAMAYWLEAYDHLLRMVYTVENQRDMITTARETYMSVVTNRTNEVIKVLTIIATVFMPITFIASLYGMNFRFMPEIYWKWGYPAALLLMVVSTAWMVWFFRRRKWI